CAATTTTTTGCGTCAAATTTTGGAAAGAAATCAGGCCATTTTTTCTCTCATAAAGGATAATCTCCCCGCTTTTTTGAAACCTTTGGATCACGTATTCAGGGGTTAGGTGGCGCTTCCCTAAGCCTTTAAAAATATCCCTCCCTAAAACAATGTCATCAAACAAATCCCCATAGCTCACCTTGCCAAACAAATCCCTTGCAGCAATCCATTTAGCCGAACATTTTTGGCTAAAACAAATGCTTCGTTTAGTCATGTAAATATCGCCCACTTTTTGGCTGAGCTTATAAAGGGTTACTTCAGTATTGTGGTCTTTATCGGTTTTGATCGTGCCGTAATCATAAAAGCGAAAAACCGGCGTGTTAATATAAATGAGCCTGAATTGGCGCAAGGCATTCAAAGTCTCTTCTCTTTTTTTATTGGCTTCTTCTTGTCTGATTTGCTCCCTAGTTTTGGGGGTTTGCTTAGAAAAAGGGTGCTTGGAGCAAGAGACAAAAAAAAGCGTCATGAAAAATAATAAAAAAGCGTTTTTAAAATACCGCATGATTATAGAGTAAGATGGTTCATCCTCTCGCTCCGCTCAAAATACGATACCAAATCCTGCCGTCTAATTTAAGCTCCATGCTCACTTGACACAAACCGTCTTTATAGATGGTCTCAGTGATTTCAGCGTTACGAATGAGAGCATTGACTCTCGTTTTAATCACGGAATTTTGTAAAACCATGTCTTTGACGGTGTCTTGAGCGTTCACCCTAATACCATACATTTTTTCACCCAATTGGCGGTAGCCATCAACAATAGCCGCCCGCTTGGCCAAAGCCAAGGCTTGAGAGGGCGAAATGGTGGATTCTGGAGCCACACCCATGCCCACTGCGTTCAATTCAATGACATTATTAGGCGTGAGAATGGGGGTGTTAGGGATAGCGTTAGTGGGGTTAGAGCTAATGATGGGCTGATTGTTATTCTCAAAGCGTGGGCTTGGGAGAGGCTGAATGCTCTTTCTGGGGGTGAAATTGGTTGGAGGATAAATGGGGGCTTGCAAGCCATTAGCTGAAGGGGGGATTAGCTGGGCGTTAGTGTTACGCTTTTTAAAGAGACTGCAACCGCTTATCAAAAGAGTGGCGACAAGTAACGAATTAATACCAAAAAAGGCAGAGTGCAAACGCATGGGCATTTCCTTAAAATGAGTTGATCAAGTCTATTATATCATTTTTGAAGGGATTTGTCATGCGGATATTCTTACTAAGCTTATAAGGTTAGTAAGTTTTTAATTTAAAATCTAGGAGGTTATGATTCATTTTTGGCTTTCTCAATTTTTAATAGGGATAACTAAAATTTTTAAAAAAGGGATTTTAATGGCTTGATTGTATCGTTTTGAGATTTTATTTTACGATAAAACTCATTTTTTAAGTTTGATTTTTAAACTCATTTTTTTAATAAGATAGGGGTATTTTAAAAACTATTCCCCCTACAACCCTAAGCTAAAATCCCCTAAAGAGCACTTTTTTAAGAGGTTATCGCTTGCTTTTTGCAAGCTTTTTAATTGTAAAAAATGCTTTGAATATTTTTTAAATAAGATGAAAAATAAAATATTTTTTTGAGTGCTTTTTAAGGATAAGGTTAAATTTTTAAAATGATTCAAAAAGAGTTTTTAAGTTCTTTTAATTACCAACCTTTTTCATCAAAAACACAAACAACGACTATTTTAAATCCCTATGGTAGTAGAAATAGTGCGAATGGTGTCCTTGGCGGGATTCGAACCCACGACCTTACGATTAGGAATCATACGCTCTATCCAGCTGAGCTACAAGGACATTTTATTAAACAAGCAAGAAACTTACCAACTGATAAGCCCCTTGCTGAGTGGATCAGATTTATTGGCCTTCTTCAACTTTTTGTTTAAGGATTTTGCCGGGTTTGAATTTAGGCACTCGTTTGTCTTCGGTTTTATAAGTTTTATCGCTTCCTGGCACTTTACCTTCTTTGCCTTTTTGCTCTGCGGTTTCAAATTTACCAAAACCAACCAACTCCACGCTCTCACCCTTGCTTAAAGCTGTTTCTACCGCTAGAGTAAAGGCACTGATCGCTTCTTCGGCTTCTCTTTTGCTGCTGTATTTACCCGCTTCTTTAACCAAATCAATAAATTCCGCTTTGTTCATGTGGATAACCCCTTTTCTAATAGATGCTAAAACCAAGCGATTTAATCGCCTAGCTTGACTGATTGAGCGGTAATTATAATCAAATCCTAAAGATAAATCAAGCAAGAACGCTTTTTTAAGGGGGTTTAATGCATAAAAAATTTAATTTTGTTGGGCGCTCTTTTTATCTTTAGCGTTAAGGATTAAAGGCGTGCCTAAAAAATTAAATTCTTTCCTTAAGGTGTTAATCAAATAGCGTTTGTAACTGAAATGCAAGGCTTTAGGGCGATTCATGATAAGAGAGATTTGAGGGGGTTTGGTGGCAAATTGCGTGGCGTAATACACTTTCACTAATTTCCCTCCATCGCTTGGCAAGGGGTGTTTTTGGGTGGCTTGAAAAATCACGCTATTGAGCAAGCTCGTGGGAATGCGTTTGGAAAAACACTCATAGACTTCTATGATTTTATGCTTGATTTCATCAATATGACGCGCTTTTAAGCAGCTGGTTGTGATCACGGGGGCGTATTCTAAAAAGCGAAATTTCCTTTTTAAAGCCGCCATGATCTCTTCATAAGGGGCGTAGCGGATGTCCCATTTGTTTAAAATGAGAATGATGCCTAAAGAATGTTTATCCGCTAAGGAGCTGATCTTTTCGTCCAATTCCACAAAAGGAGCGCTCACGTCTAACACTAAAAGCGCGATGTGGGATTTTTCTAAGGCTTTTTGCGTGCGATCCAGCGCGTATTTTTCAATGCCTAAGATTTTACCCCTATGCCTGATGCCAGCGGTATCCACAAAGCAGATTTTTTGATCGCCTATGAGAATGGTTTCATCTATGGGGTCAATGGTCGTGCCAGCCACGCTAGAGACAAGGCTCCTTTCTTTTTTCGTGAGCGCGTTTAAGAGCGAGCTTTTGCCCACATTCACCCTCCCAATGATGCCTACTTGAATGATCTCTTCTTCTTTATTTTCTTCTAAAGCGTTATTAGGGGTTTCTAGGCTTTCTAAAATATCCGCATCCAGATCTTGCTCTATGATTTGGTTTAAATTCAGTGCACTCAATACCGCATCAATTAAAGCGCTAATGCCCCTATTGTGCGAAACGGAGATATTAAAACTCTTTGGCATGCCAAAAGAAGAAAACGCATAAGCTCGCTCTTTTTCTTTGTCGTTATCAATCTTATTGATCACTAAAAAGCAGTTAGGGTTGGTTTTAAAAACCTCTCTAAAAAGCTTAAGATCTTCATCGCTAGGGATAGACTTGCCATCCACAACATACAAAATCAAATCGCTCATTTGAGCGGCTTTTAAATTAAGGGCTTTGATTTCTTTAGACAAAAGAGCGTCTTTAGCCATGCCCCCTGTGTCTAGCAATTCCACTTCATGGCCATTTAGTGCGATTTTTCGTTTGTTAATGTCTCGTGTGGTGCCTGCAAAATCTGAAGTGATAGCGATCCTTTCTCTAGCTAAGCGGTTAAATAACGAGCTTTTCCCCACATTAGGCTGGCCTAAAATCGCAATGGTTTTTAAAGTTTTAGGGCTTGTATTCATCTTTTTTATCGCTTCAATTTAATCAAAATTAGATTACAATATTATAGTTATTTAAAGCTTAAATAAGGGTCTAGCGTTGTTTTTAGTCAAAAAAATAGGCGTGGTAGTAGTGGTTTTAATGTGCTTTTTAGCTTGCTCGCAAGAGAGGTTTATTAAGTTGCAAAAAAAAGCCCAAGAGCAAGAAAATGACGGCTCCAAACGCCCTAGCTATGTGGATTCGGATTACGAAGTCTTTAGCGAAACGATTTTTTTACAAAACATGGTGTATCAGCCTATAGAGGAAAGAAACGCTTTAGCTCAACTGACTAAAGATGAAGACAATTCTTTTAACCCTGAAACTTCTGTGATTTTATTGAATGAGCCAAGCGATAATAATGAAAAAAACCCGCCCTTATACCCAAATGATCCCAACAACAACGCTAATAATGAAAAAAGCCCGTTCCTTTACAAACCAAAAAGAAAAACAAAAAATCCAAAACTCATTGAATATTCCCAACAAGATTTCTACCCCTTAAAGGACGGGGATATTATGATGAGTAAAGAAGGGGATCAATGGTTGGTAGAAATCAAATCCAAAGCCTTGAAGCGTTTTTTAAAAGATCAAAACGATAAAGATCGCCAGATCCAAACTTTCACTTTTAATGACACTAAAACGCAAATCGCGCAATTTAAGGGCAAGATTTCTTCGTATGTTTATACCACCAATGACAGCGATTTGAGTTTAAGGCCTTTTTATGAATCGTTTTTGTTAGAAAAAAAGAGCGATAATGTTTATACGATAGAGAATAAGGCTTTAGATACCATAGAGATTTCAAAGTGTCAAATGGTGTTAAAAAAGCATTCAACCGATAAATTAGACAGCCAGCATAAAGCCATCAGTATTGATTTGGACTTTAAAAAAGAGCGCTTTAAGAGCGATACGGAACTTTTTTTAGAATGCCAAAGTTAGGGCGTTTATTACGACAATTTAGATTTTTTTGGGTAGCATGTTAGCGTTTCAAAGGCATGGATATTGTTAAAAAGTAAGGAATGTTTATGTGGATCACCCAAGAAATCACGCCGTATTTGCGTAAAGAATACACCATAGAAGCGAAATTATTAGATGTTAGAAGCGAGCATAATATCTTAGAGATTTTTAAATCTAAGGATTTTGGTGAAATTGCAATGCTTAACCGCCAGTTGCTGTTCAAGAATTTTTTGCACATTGAAAGCGAGTTGCTCGCTCATATGGGGGGTTGCACCAAGAAAGAGCTTAAAGAAGTTTTGATTGTGGATGGGTTTGATTTGGAATTAGCCCACCAGCTTTTTAAATACGACACGCATATAGATTTTGTGCAAGCGGATGAAAAGATTTTAGACAGCTTCATTAGTTTTTTTCCCCATTTCCATGAAGTGAAAAATAATAAGAATTTCACGCACGCTAAACAACTCTTAGATTTAGACATTAAAAAATACGATTTGATTCTTTGCTTGCAAGAGCCGGATATTCATAAAATAGATGGTTTAAAAAGAATGCTTAAAGAAGATGGGGTGTTTATTTCGGTAGCCAAACACCCATTATTAGAGCATGTGAGCATGCAAAACGCCCTTAAAAACATGGGCGACTTTTTTGCTGTTGCCATGCCTTTTGTAGCGCCTTTAAGGATTTTGAGCAATAAGGGTTATATTTACGCTTCTTTTAAAACCCACCCCTTAAAAGATTTAATGGCACCAAAAATAGAAGCGCTAACAAGCGTGAGATACTATAACGAAGACATTCACAGGGCTGCATTCGCTTTGCCTAAAAATTTACAAGAAGTCTTTAAAGACAATATCAAATCTTAAAATGATCTTAAAAAACGCTATCGCTCTCACAGGGGGGATAGGCACCGGTAAAAGCACCACCCTTAAAATATTGGAATCGCAAGGCTATGAGATTTTAGATGCGGATAAGATCGCCCACCAATTATTGCAAGAGTATCGGCTAGAAATCGCCCAACATTTTGGATCAGAGATTTTAGAAAAAGATATTTTAAACAGAAAAAAACTTGGCGCGATCGTGTTTAAAGACCCTAATAAATTAAAATGGCTAGAGGATTTTTTACACCCCTTAATCCGTGAAAGCATGCTTAAAAAAGCCTATGAATTAGAAAAAAACCATCAAGCGTATTTTTTAGACATCCCTTTGTTTTTTGAAGTGGGGGGTAAAAAACGCTATCCTGTGAGTAAAGTGGTGTTAATCTATGCGCCAAGAGCTTTACAAATTGAGCGCCTTTTAGAGCGAGACAAACTCAAAGAATCTGAAATTTTGCAACGCTTAGCTTGTCAAATGGATATAGAGCAAAAACGCGCCATGAGCGATTATATTATAGACAACAGCTC
This DNA window, taken from Helicobacter pylori, encodes the following:
- a CDS encoding HU family DNA-binding protein translates to MNKAEFIDLVKEAGKYSSKREAEEAISAFTLAVETALSKGESVELVGFGKFETAEQKGKEGKVPGSDKTYKTEDKRVPKFKPGKILKQKVEEGQ
- the der gene encoding ribosome biogenesis GTPase Der, with amino-acid sequence MNTSPKTLKTIAILGQPNVGKSSLFNRLARERIAITSDFAGTTRDINKRKIALNGHEVELLDTGGMAKDALLSKEIKALNLKAAQMSDLILYVVDGKSIPSDEDLKLFREVFKTNPNCFLVINKIDNDKEKERAYAFSSFGMPKSFNISVSHNRGISALIDAVLSALNLNQIIEQDLDADILESLETPNNALEENKEEEIIQVGIIGRVNVGKSSLLNALTKKERSLVSSVAGTTIDPIDETILIGDQKICFVDTAGIRHRGKILGIEKYALDRTQKALEKSHIALLVLDVSAPFVELDEKISSLADKHSLGIILILNKWDIRYAPYEEIMAALKRKFRFLEYAPVITTSCLKARHIDEIKHKIIEVYECFSKRIPTSLLNSVIFQATQKHPLPSDGGKLVKVYYATQFATKPPQISLIMNRPKALHFSYKRYLINTLRKEFNFLGTPLILNAKDKKSAQQN
- a CDS encoding LPP20 family lipoprotein, with amino-acid sequence MRLHSAFFGINSLLVATLLISGCSLFKKRNTNAQLIPPSANGLQAPIYPPTNFTPRKSIQPLPSPRFENNNQPIISSNPTNAIPNTPILTPNNVIELNAVGMGVAPESTISPSQALALAKRAAIVDGYRQLGEKMYGIRVNAQDTVKDMVLQNSVIKTRVNALIRNAEITETIYKDGLCQVSMELKLDGRIWYRILSGARG
- a CDS encoding spermidine synthase produces the protein MWITQEITPYLRKEYTIEAKLLDVRSEHNILEIFKSKDFGEIAMLNRQLLFKNFLHIESELLAHMGGCTKKELKEVLIVDGFDLELAHQLFKYDTHIDFVQADEKILDSFISFFPHFHEVKNNKNFTHAKQLLDLDIKKYDLILCLQEPDIHKIDGLKRMLKEDGVFISVAKHPLLEHVSMQNALKNMGDFFAVAMPFVAPLRILSNKGYIYASFKTHPLKDLMAPKIEALTSVRYYNEDIHRAAFALPKNLQEVFKDNIKS
- the coaE gene encoding dephospho-CoA kinase (Dephospho-CoA kinase (CoaE) performs the final step in coenzyme A biosynthesis.); this encodes MILKNAIALTGGIGTGKSTTLKILESQGYEILDADKIAHQLLQEYRLEIAQHFGSEILEKDILNRKKLGAIVFKDPNKLKWLEDFLHPLIRESMLKKAYELEKNHQAYFLDIPLFFEVGGKKRYPVSKVVLIYAPRALQIERLLERDKLKESEILQRLACQMDIEQKRAMSDYIIDNSSSLKDLNKQVERFLKTLL